In one window of Brassica rapa cultivar Chiifu-401-42 chromosome A07, CAAS_Brap_v3.01, whole genome shotgun sequence DNA:
- the LOC103848357 gene encoding ribonuclease P protein subunit p25-like protein isoform X3, whose protein sequence is MEKAINKSVTIAELIKRRIPGIHQHTSIGSIDITDIWESKEEGLLPIETTRHVLVITITLSKKELNTSAVGYQCPIPIELGKPFVEIDYEGRDGSP, encoded by the exons ATGGAAAAAGCTATCAACAAGAGTGTGACCATTGCCGAGCTCATTAAG AGAAGGATTCCTGGAATCCATCAGCACACATCTATTGGATCCATTGACATAACTGATATCTGGGAGAGTAAAGAGGAAGGCCTTCTTCC GATTGAGACAACAAGGCATGTGTTAGTGATCACTATAACGCTTTCGAAGAAGGAGCTGAACACATCCGCAGTTGG TTACCAGTGTCCGATCCCAATCGAGTTGGGGAAGCCATTTGTTGAGATTGATTACGAAGGAAGAG ATGGATCACCTTGA
- the LOC103848357 gene encoding ribonuclease P protein subunit p25-like protein isoform X2 has translation MEKAINKSVTIAELIKRRIPGIHQHTSIGSIDITDIWESKEEGLLPIETTRHVLVITITLSKKELNTSAVGYQCPIPIELGKPFVEIDYEGRGNYSDL, from the exons ATGGAAAAAGCTATCAACAAGAGTGTGACCATTGCCGAGCTCATTAAG AGAAGGATTCCTGGAATCCATCAGCACACATCTATTGGATCCATTGACATAACTGATATCTGGGAGAGTAAAGAGGAAGGCCTTCTTCC GATTGAGACAACAAGGCATGTGTTAGTGATCACTATAACGCTTTCGAAGAAGGAGCTGAACACATCCGCAGTTGG TTACCAGTGTCCGATCCCAATCGAGTTGGGGAAGCCATTTGTTGAGATTGATTACGAAGGAAGAGGTAATTACAGTGACTTATAA
- the LOC103848357 gene encoding uncharacterized protein LOC103848357 isoform X1, with the protein MAEFDRLQMKDGDTIDTFVGKLSEISSKSASLGEMIEEPKLVKKFLKSLPRKKYIHMVASLEQVLDLNTTSFEDIVGRLKAYEERIAEDEEEDSRDDQGKLMYADTNQENYGGRGRGRGGRSNWRGRGRGRSGSSFQSQREAYRQRLSGDISHITCFKCDKLGHYASDCPDKALKLQETVEKKDEETQEADELMVHEIGRSQRVRSKPSYLDDYILLAEIESERLLMVINEEPWDYTEAKKLKVWVDACKDEIFSIEKNNTWDLVELPSGKKPIGLKWVFKIKRNADGSISKFKSRLVAKGYV; encoded by the coding sequence ATGGCGGAATTTGACAGACTCCAGATGAAAGATGGAGATACAATTGATACTTTTGTCGGTAAACTTTCGGAGATTTCTTCAAAGTCTGCATCGCTGGGCGAGATGATTGAAGAACCTAAGCTGGTAAAGAAATTCCTTAAAAGCTTGCCAAGGAAGAAATATATTCATATGGTTGCCTCTCTTGAGCAAGTCTTGGACCTTAATACAACCAGTTTCGAAGACATAGTTGGACGATTGAAAGCGTATGAAGAAAGAATAgctgaagacgaagaagaagattctCGTGACGATCAAGGGAAACTTATGTATGCTGATACGAATCAAGAGAATTATGGGGGGCGAGGCCGTGGACGAGGTGGTCGCTCAAATTGGCGAGGACGAGGACGTGGCCGCTCCGGATCTTCATTCCAGAGTCAAAGAGAAGCATATAGACAACGACTAAGCGGAGATATTTCGCACATCACATGCTTCAAGTGTGATAAGCTAGGTCATTATGCTTCCGACTGTCCAGATAAAGCACTTAAGCTACAAGAGACAGTCGAGAAGAAGGACGAAGAGACTCAGGAAGCTGATGAATTGATGGTTCACGAGATAGGACGGTCTCAACGAGTAAGGTCCAAACCCTCTTATCTCGATGACTACATTCTATTGGCTGAGATTGAAAGTGAACGACTATTGATGGTAATAAACGAGGAACCATGGGACTATACTGAGGCCAAGAAGCTAAAAGTTTGGGTAGATGCTTGCAAAGACGAAATCTTCTCTATAGAAAAGAATAACACATGGGATCTCGTTGAACTACCATCTGGTAAAAAGCCTATTGGTCTTAAATGGGTGTTTAAAATAAAACGCAATGCCGATGGAAGTATCAGTAAGTTTAAATCACGGTTAGTAGCAAAGGGATACGTCTAA